From the Variovorax paradoxus genome, the window GCGCACGCCTACCAGTTCGACGACAAGACCTCGACCTTCATCGTCGAGACGCCCGAGGCCGTGTGGAAGGCCCACGGCCTCGACCAGATGGAACAGCCCGAGGCCATCGCCTTCTGCGAGAAGCTGTTCTCCAAGTACCTGGGCGGCCATTCGCTGATCAGCAACGCCACGCACCTGCGCGGCTCGGCCAACTGGATCCGCTTTCCGCGCGTGGTGTGCGAACGCTGGACGCACCGCATCGACGTCGAAGGCCGCTCGGTGCCCGTGGTGCTCATGGGCGATGCGGCCCATACCGCGCACTTCTCGATCGGCTCCGGCACCAAGCTCGCGCTCGAAGACGCCATCGATCTCGCCAACGAGTTCGCACAGGGCGGCACCGTCGACCATGTGCTCGAAGGCTATGAGGCACGCCGCAGCGTCGAGGTGCTGAAGATCCAGAATGCCGCACGCAACTCCACCGAATGGTTCGAGAACGTGCCGCGCTACACCGGCATGCAGATCGAGCAGTTCGCCTACTCGCTGCTTACGCGTTCGCAGCGCATCAGCCACGAGAACCTGCGCGTGCGCGACACGCAATGGCTCGGCGGCTACGAGCAGTGGCTGGCCGGCGGCAAGGCGATGGCACCGATGCTCATGCCCTACAAGGTGCGCGGGCTCACGCTGAAGAACCGCATCCTGGTCTCGCCGATGGCAACCTACAGCGCCGTCGACGGCGTGCCGCAGGACTTCCTGCTGGTGCATCTCGGTGCACGCGCACTTGGCGGCGCAGCGATGGTGTTCGTCGAAATGACCAGCCCGACGCCCGAAGGCCGCATCACGCCAGCCTGCACGGGCCTGTACAACGACGCGCAGCAGGCCGCGTTCAAGCGCATCGTCGACTTCGTGCACACGCAGTCGAGCGCGAAGATCGCGATGCAGCTCGGCCACAGCGGCCCCAAGGGTTCCACCCGCGTGGGTTGGGAAGGCACCGACGAGCCGCTGGAAAGCGGCAACTGGCCGCTGCTGGGCGCAAGCGCGGTGTCGTACGGCGAACAGAACCAGCTGCCCGCCGCCATCACGCGTGCCGAGATGGACACGCTGCGCGACCAGTTCGTCGACTCGACGCGCCGCGCCGTCGAATGCGGCTTCGATTGGCTCGAGCTGCACTGCGCGCACGGCTACTTGCTGTCGGCCTTCATCAGTCCGCTCACCAACTTGCGAACCGACGAATACGGCGGCGACATCGAGGCGCGCTGCCGATATCCACTCGAGGTGTTCCGCGCCATGCGCGCCGTGTGGCCCGCAGACAAGCCCATGAGCGTGCGCATCTCCGCCCACGACTGGGCGCCCGGCGGCAACACCGACGCCGACGCGGTGGTCACCGCGCGGCTCTTCAAGGAAGCCGGCGCCGATTTCATCGACGTGTCGTCGGGCCAGACCACGCGCGCTGCCAAGCCGGTGTACGGGCGCATGTACCAGACGCCGTTCTCCGACCGCATCCGCAACGAGATCGGCATCGCGACCATCGCGGTGGGCGCCATCACCGACGCGGACCAGGCCAACAGCATCATCGCGGCAGGCCGAGCCGACCTGTGCGCCATCGCGCGCCCGCACCTGGCCGACCCGGCCTGGACGCTGCACGAAGCGGCCAAGCTGCAGAGCCGCGACATCGAATGGCCCAAGCAATACCTGAGCGGGCGCGACCAGATGTACCGCGAGATCGCCAAGCAGCAGCAGATGGCAGCGGCGGCCACCGCGGCAATCGCTGCGCAGGGCGACGAGGAGACGCACTGACATGGATCTCGAAGCGCGCGCGCACAGCGAGCACCCCGAGGCGCTGCGGCTCTGGCTGCGGCTGCTCACCTGCACCCAGCTGATCGAGAAGCAGGTGCGCAACGAGTTGCGCTCGCAGTTCGCGACCACGCTGCCGCGCTTCGACCTGATGTCGCAGCTCGAGCGCTCGCCCGACGGGCTCAAGATGAACGAGCTCTCGCGCCGCATGATGGTGACCGGCGGCAACGTCACCGGCATCACCGACCAGCTCGTGACCGAAGGCCTGGTCGAGCGCATCAACGTCGAGGGCGACCGGCGTGCATGGCGCGTGCGCCTCACGCCGCGTGGGCGAAAGGTCTTCAACGACATGGCGCAACAGCACGAAGACTGGATCGTCGGGGCCTTCGCGGGCCTCACCGGCAAGGAGATCGCGCAGCTGCACAAGCTGCTCGGCAAGGTCAAGCAACACTCACACAACCAATCGATGGCGGAGACCGAATGAAGCACTACATCGGCGCAGGCAATCCCATGCGCGCGCAATTCGAAGCGAAGGCTGCGTACAAGGCCGAGCACTTTGCATGGAGTTATGACAACGGCATCGGCACCATCACGCTGAACCGGCCGGAGCGCAAGAACCCGCTCACCTTCGACTCGTACGCCGAGCTGCGCGACCTGTTCCGCGCGCTGAACTACGCGACCGACGTGAAGGTGATCGTGATCACCGGCGCGGGCGGCAACTTCTGCTCTGGCGGCGACGTGCACGAGATCATCGGCCCGCTGACCGGCATGCGCATGCCCGAGCTGCTGGAGTTCACGCGCATGACCGG encodes:
- a CDS encoding bifunctional salicylyl-CoA 5-hydroxylase/oxidoreductase → MNSLGKTSPAPASDLQRILCIGGGPAGLYFALLMKARNPSLQITVVERNRPFDTFGWGVVLSDQTLGNLRAADAPTAALIGNEFHHWDDIQVFFKGRQVRSGGHGFCGIGRKRLLNILQERCLELGVELVFETDATDDQAIAAKYNADLVIASDGLNSRIRQRYADVFKPDIDLRNCRFVWLGTHQTFDAFTFAFEQTEHGWFQAHAYQFDDKTSTFIVETPEAVWKAHGLDQMEQPEAIAFCEKLFSKYLGGHSLISNATHLRGSANWIRFPRVVCERWTHRIDVEGRSVPVVLMGDAAHTAHFSIGSGTKLALEDAIDLANEFAQGGTVDHVLEGYEARRSVEVLKIQNAARNSTEWFENVPRYTGMQIEQFAYSLLTRSQRISHENLRVRDTQWLGGYEQWLAGGKAMAPMLMPYKVRGLTLKNRILVSPMATYSAVDGVPQDFLLVHLGARALGGAAMVFVEMTSPTPEGRITPACTGLYNDAQQAAFKRIVDFVHTQSSAKIAMQLGHSGPKGSTRVGWEGTDEPLESGNWPLLGASAVSYGEQNQLPAAITRAEMDTLRDQFVDSTRRAVECGFDWLELHCAHGYLLSAFISPLTNLRTDEYGGDIEARCRYPLEVFRAMRAVWPADKPMSVRISAHDWAPGGNTDADAVVTARLFKEAGADFIDVSSGQTTRAAKPVYGRMYQTPFSDRIRNEIGIATIAVGAITDADQANSIIAAGRADLCAIARPHLADPAWTLHEAAKLQSRDIEWPKQYLSGRDQMYREIAKQQQMAAAATAAIAAQGDEETH
- a CDS encoding MarR family winged helix-turn-helix transcriptional regulator yields the protein MDLEARAHSEHPEALRLWLRLLTCTQLIEKQVRNELRSQFATTLPRFDLMSQLERSPDGLKMNELSRRMMVTGGNVTGITDQLVTEGLVERINVEGDRRAWRVRLTPRGRKVFNDMAQQHEDWIVGAFAGLTGKEIAQLHKLLGKVKQHSHNQSMAETE